From the genome of Uranotaenia lowii strain MFRU-FL chromosome 1, ASM2978415v1, whole genome shotgun sequence, one region includes:
- the LOC129743647 gene encoding uncharacterized protein LOC129743647, with protein sequence MTGINVVPPIDSNPPNCVKGTGSMALSIQPEKSSVGCRNCCSWSVNQQNGSNKSFSLSRDLSPRVRFQWYRKCPRNAMVMEFVRFLCSLSRSEASINNGSCTLHRIRDGPPGFTASDGESEKNAPPEMTCLGQRFPNFL encoded by the exons ATGACGGGAATAAATGTTGTTCCTCCGATAGATTCAAATCCACCGAATTGCGTGAAAGGGACCGGTTCCATGGCACTGTCGATTCAACCGGAAAAATCATCTGTTGGCTGTAGAAAtt gTTGCTCTTGGTCTGTCAATCAGCAGAATGGTTCGAACAAAAGTTTCTCCCTTTCGAGAGACCTGAGTCCCCGGGTTCGATTTCAATGGTACCGAAAATGCCCTCGGAATGCCATGGTGATGGaattt GTACGCTTTCTGTGTTCTTTGAGCAGATCTGAAGCTTCAATAAACAACGGTAGCTGCACCCTGCATCGTATACGCGATGGGCCTCCTGGATTCACTGCATCTGACG GCGAATCGGAAAAAAATGCTCCACCAGAAATGACTTGTCTGGGTCAGCGCTTTCCAAACTTTCTTTGA
- the LOC129737836 gene encoding uncharacterized protein LOC129737836, translating into MSIKPQITYNAKSDVFFGFPDTGRLRKNENNNHMKLASEAITVMISGLYRNYKQPIAFFLAHNSLGSQGQLILLKKCIQAVKRIGLIPVAMTMDQGSTNIKMLREAGVSKNKPWIVVDGEKVGIFYDAPHLIKSARNALKKTNAVSNGKIASFRHVELLYEVDVNSAIRLAPKLLDKNINLPPFASMNVALATRTLSETCASAIKYYVGTTQLPTEAINTSEFLLLYDRIFDTFNSRERFPDSIGKPLRKPITDESSHFTFLNEALVILNKTYFTKHDCFDEKKALTESKLLRATQRIPHYLRGLSREFFC; encoded by the exons ATGTCTATAAAACCTCAAATAACGTATAATGCCAAATCCGATGTTTTCTTTGGGTTTCCGGACACAGGAAGGTTGCGgaaaaacgaaaataataatcacaTGAAATTGGCATCCGAAGCAATAACTGTCATGATTTCCGGTTTATACAGAAACTACAAACAA CCTATTGCATTTTTCTTGGCCCACAACAGTTTGGGCAGTCAAGGTCAATtaatacttttgaaaaaatgtattcaagcCGTTAAACGTATAGGACTGATCCCAGTAGCCATGACTATGGATCAGGGAAGCACCAACATAAAAATGCTCCGTGAGGCCGGCGTCTCAAAAAATAAGCCTTGGATTGTCGTGGACGGAGAAAAGGTTGGAATCTTCTACGACGCTCCGCATTTGATTAAAAGCGCTCGAAACGCTTTAAAGAAGACCAATGCCGTTTCAAATGGTAAAATCGCCTCATTTAGGCACGTTGAGTTACTTTACGAAGTTGATGTAAATTCAGCTATACGTTTGGCTCCAAAACTACTTGATAAGAACATAAACCTACCACCATTCGCATCAATGAACGTGGCTTTGGCAACTAGAACTTTGAGCGAAACTTGTGCTTCTGCTATAAAGTACTATGTTGGAACCACGCAACTACCTACCGAAGCTATCAACACATCCGAGTTTTTGTTGCTGTATGACAGGATTTTCGATACCTTCAATTCAAGAGAACGATTCCCTGATAGTATCGGAAAG CCCCTCAGAAAACCTATTACGGATGAAAGTTCtcatttcacttttttaaacGAGGCCCTTGTAATCctgaataaaacatatttcactaAGCATGATTGCTTCGATGAAAAAAAG GCTTTAACGGAGTCCAAATTACTGCGAGCGACTCAGAGGATTCCTCATTACCTGAGAG GATTGTCTAGAGAATTTTTTTGCTGA